The following proteins are encoded in a genomic region of Corylus avellana chromosome ca4, CavTom2PMs-1.0:
- the LOC132176893 gene encoding NADH dehydrogenase [ubiquinone] 1 beta subcomplex subunit 7 — MEVEGSSKKMIATQAEMVEARVPLPYRDQCAHLLIPLNKCRQAELYLPWKCENERHTYEKCEYELVMERMLKMQKIREEEAKLKQQQKKQPLPLIPNTATAS; from the coding sequence ATGGAAGTGGAGGGATCGTCGAAGAAGATGATAGCAACGCAGGCTGAGATGGTGGAGGCCAGGGTCCCGCTCCCTTACAGAGATCAGTGCGCCCACCTGCTGATCCCTCTCAACAAGTGCAGACAGGCTGAGCTGTACCTCCCCTGGAAGTGCGAGAACGAGCGCCACACCTACGAAAAATGCGAGTACGAGCTCGTCATGGAGCGGATGCTCAAGATGCAGAAGATCCGTGAAGAAGAGGCCAAGTTGAAGCAGCAGCAGAAGAAGCAGCCTCTTCCTCTCATTCCCAACACTGCCACTGCTTCTTAG